One Streptomyces sp. NBC_00223 genomic window carries:
- a CDS encoding peptidoglycan-binding domain-containing protein, with amino-acid sequence MAPQQQPEQPAEPNVLGGGAIAHAATGRSTVDPNGPVEHPAVGQGVAAEPAVAQGPTTTVQGPTMTPEAPTVPAQAPAQSPAQAPEPSPATDEDTGTGEIRAAERSAERAAAVAAAEGFHPLRIRPYVAEPDGSPGETTVRPLLADDAGGPATADLGLFPALYSGLEYAQDKPAPAYAEPGTGHGRHRRRKRGIVVAAAAVAASALAAGAVAVTGQMAGHEQDTTDLALPDQGTAMPDVTLPTDAALATSTMAPPMTHRAAPTATATTAGPTATPSGTPTVSTPVSVPPNTPASAIPPPSAGTPAAAIPPPPPPASAPTPTTTPEPPVAPMTASLRIGDTGPAVVDLQQRLSQVLWYYDKPANGVFDREVQAAVATFQVWYGVQGDPSGVYGPHTRTVLERQGSWR; translated from the coding sequence GTGGCGCCGCAGCAGCAGCCGGAACAGCCGGCCGAGCCGAATGTGCTCGGTGGCGGTGCCATCGCGCATGCCGCCACCGGCCGGAGCACCGTCGACCCGAACGGCCCCGTCGAGCATCCCGCCGTCGGCCAGGGCGTCGCCGCCGAGCCCGCCGTCGCCCAGGGACCGACCACGACTGTCCAGGGACCGACCATGACCCCCGAGGCGCCGACCGTGCCCGCACAGGCCCCCGCGCAGTCCCCCGCCCAGGCCCCCGAGCCGTCCCCCGCGACGGACGAGGACACCGGGACCGGCGAGATACGCGCCGCCGAGCGTTCGGCCGAGCGGGCCGCCGCGGTCGCGGCGGCCGAGGGCTTCCACCCGCTGCGCATCCGCCCGTACGTGGCCGAGCCCGACGGTTCGCCGGGCGAGACGACCGTACGGCCGCTGCTCGCCGACGACGCCGGCGGTCCCGCCACCGCGGATCTCGGCCTGTTCCCCGCGCTCTACTCGGGCCTGGAGTACGCGCAGGACAAGCCGGCCCCGGCCTACGCCGAGCCGGGCACCGGACACGGCAGGCACCGGCGGCGCAAGCGCGGCATCGTGGTGGCCGCGGCGGCGGTCGCGGCCTCCGCGCTGGCCGCGGGCGCGGTGGCCGTCACCGGGCAGATGGCCGGGCACGAGCAGGACACCACCGACCTGGCGCTGCCCGACCAGGGCACGGCGATGCCGGACGTGACGCTGCCGACGGACGCGGCCCTGGCGACCTCGACGATGGCGCCCCCGATGACCCACCGGGCCGCCCCCACCGCGACGGCGACCACGGCCGGTCCCACGGCCACGCCCAGCGGGACCCCCACGGTCTCCACGCCGGTCTCGGTCCCGCCGAACACTCCGGCCTCCGCGATTCCCCCGCCCTCCGCGGGCACCCCGGCCGCCGCGATCCCCCCGCCGCCGCCCCCGGCCTCCGCCCCGACGCCGACCACCACGCCGGAGCCGCCGGTCGCCCCGATGACGGCGAGTCTCCGGATCGGCGACACCGGACCCGCGGTCGTCGACCTCCAGCAGCGGCTGAGCCAGGTGCTCTGGTACTACGACAAGCCCGCGAACGGGGTCTTCGACCGCGAGGTCCAGGCGGCCGTGGCGACGTTCCAGGTCTGGTACGGCGTCCAGGGCGACCCCAGCGGTGTCTACGGCCCGCACACCCGTACGGTGCTGGAGCGCCAGGGCTCCTGGCGCTGA